Proteins encoded in a region of the Zea mays cultivar B73 chromosome 4, Zm-B73-REFERENCE-NAM-5.0, whole genome shotgun sequence genome:
- the LOC103504718 gene encoding protein TONSOKU isoform X3, translating to MARGGGGRSKKEDEEELRGAKRGYKEASAEGNREEEARWANVIGDIYKRRCEYVEALRWLRADYEVSVKHLPQRHLLPSCQSLGEVYLRLGRFSEALTYQKKHLQLAKESDDLVEQQRATTQLGRTYHEILLRSENDHSAIRNAKKYFKSSMKLARILKERSPSQKSDFLKELIDAYNNMGMLELELDNFEEAEKLLIQGLKICDDEEVDSYDDARTRLHHNLGNVYTELQNWKKARGHIEKDIEICRKIRHLQGEAKGFINLGELHYRVQKYDNAKLCYNKALEVARSLEDEDALIEQIHQNIETVTKAVEVFEQLKEDELKLKKLIRDTSNARGTSKERKLLLDQHAWLDSLIEKARMICAWQKHKEFSKGKKRVANELRDKEKLSDSLLSIGESYQKLRNFSKARKWYMKSWNIYRSIGNLEGQALAKVNIGNVLDSCGDWAGALQAYEEGYRIAVEADLPNVQLSALENMHYSHMVRFDNIEEAKKMQEKIDNLKQTLNQCEARDTVSDYCSETDTEGGCTSDNTLDAQNDHGQAANNYEEPDDDVTLASLVQRSGSSSKIKVDELGDMAEGTRAVLSRSRSDHSVGRKRVRVILSDDESDENHENVQFKKTSTSPADSMSVSADHGASSSRNQDTLQVNQTRDAPYPAEESICSFKSSSPIDHAFEGIGLGASSAGKGPTSKSAASFSKLSTPGSNSLNESQNAVGSQSKDADNHFWAFRIGGHLVYLDGRACVHEGAFSIDSLKVEVACVYYLQISDEKRAKGLLPIIGELKFRGKVLEDAVSIYYDDQLASEQKCVDVVIDDWVPKQLMKLYVDFCMKSLEAPNKKLLTKLYNLEVSEDEIIVSDCGLQDMSIVPFLDALRSHKTIAVLDLSHNLLGNQTVERLQHIFASSSHTYGGLTLDLHCNRLGPTALFQICECAVLTDRLEVLNLSGNRLTDACSSYLFTILKKCKALYSLNVEQCSITSRTVQKMTDALHEESVLSHLSLGKNNPISSNTMLNLLSKLASLTRFSELSLTGIKLNKLMVDKLCLLAQSSCLSGLLLGGTSIGPVETTRLTEALSCTSQDFLRLELSNCGLTTPDFTQICTNLSRINILELNLGGNPINLEGCDAVQRMLVNPQCSIRSLSLDKCNLGLAGIVRVIQSLPENSQLEELRVSKNTNLALETTTKYDEDMQEVSTASEQKQCNDPETTNDIAPGNIDFANMQVPDSEDEADNDAHRARSGSRRSCASSSQKNSYSSCQMIEELAKALISAKQLMVLDLSCNGLSEEAVQSLYSAWASVPRGDGMARKHVNKEVVHFSVDGMRCCGLKPCCRRDLQM from the exons atggcgcgcggcggcggggggcggtcgaagaaggaggatgaggaggagctgcGGGGGGCGAAGCGCGGTTACAAGGAGGCGTCGGCGGAGGGTAATCGGGAGGAGGAGGCGCGCTGGGCTAACGTCATCGGCGACATCTACAAGCGCCGCTgcgagtacgtcgaggccctccgGTGGCTTCGGGCGGACTACGAGGTCTCCGTAAAGCACCTCCCGCAGCGGCACCTCCTCCCCTCCTGTCAGTCGCTCGGCGAGGTCTACCTCCGCCTCGGCCGCTTCTCGGAGGCGCTCACCTACCAG AAGAAGCATCTACAGCTCGCAAAGGAGTCTGATGACCTTGTTGAGCAGCAGCGAGCTACCACACAGCTTGGGAGAACATACCATGAAATCCTTCTAAGATCTGAAAATGACCATAGTGCCATAAGGAATGCAAAAAAGTActttaaatcttcgatgaagctgGCAAGGATTCTAAAGGAGAGATCCCCTTCCCAAAAGTCGGACTTTCTAAAAGAACTTATTGATGCGTACAATAATATGGGCATGCTTGAGCTGGAACTTGATAATTTTGAAGAAGCTGAGAAACTACTTATCCAGGGCCTGAAGATATGCGACGACGAAGAGGTAGATTCGTATGATGATGCTCGCACTAGGCTCCATCATAATCTCGGAAATGTTTATACTGAACTACAGAATTGGAAAAAAGCCAGGGGGCACATTGAGAAGGACATAGAGATATGTAGAAAAAtacgccatcttcaaggtgaggcAAAAGGATTCATAAATCTGGGGGAGTTACATTATCGAGTTCAGAAGTATGACAATGCAAAACTTTGTTACAATAAAGCTCTTGAAGTAGCAAGATCCTTGGAAGATGAGGATGCTCTAATTGAACAAATTCACCAGAATATTGAAACTGTTACGAAAGCAGTTGAAGTATTTGAGCAGTTGAAGGAGGATGAACTGAAGCTAAAAAAACTTATCCGGGACACTTCTAATGCTCGTGGAACATCTAAAGAGAGAAAACTCCTACTTGATCAGCATGCATGGCTGGATAGTCTTATTGAGAAGGCCAGGATGATATGTGCATGGCAAAAA CACAAGGAATTCTCAAAAGGGAAAAAAAGGGTAGCAAATGAACTTCGCGATAAGGAAAAGTTGAGTGATTCTCTTCTGTCGATAGGAGAATCATACCAAAAGCTTAGAAACTTCAGTAAAGCTCGTAAGTGGTACATGAAAAGTTGGAACATATATCGGTCGATAGGGAACTTAGAG GGACAAGCATTAGCGAAAGTGAACATTGGCAATGTTCTTGATTCTTGTGGCGactgggctggtgcattgcaagCTTACGAAGAAGGCTACCG GATTGCTGTGGAAGCAGACCTACCTAATGTGCAACTTTCTGCCCTCGAGAACATGCATTACAGTCATATGGTCAGATTTGATAATATCGAAGAAGCCAA GAAAATGCAGGAAAAAATAGACAATCTGAAGCAAACACTGAATCAATGTGAAGCAAGGGATACTGTTAGTGACTACTGCTCAGAAACTGACACTGAAGGTGGTTGCACATCTGATAACACGCTTGATGCTCAGAATGACCATGGACAGGCTGCAAATAACTACGAGGAACCTGATGATGATGTTACGCTTGCTTCACTCGTTCAGAGGAGTGGGAGCTCATCCAAGATTAAG GTTGATGAACTAGGTGATATGGCTGAAGGCACTAGGGCAGTTTTAAGTAGATCACGTTCTGATCACTCTGTTGGCAGAAAACGTGTCCGTGTGATCTTATCAGATGATGAATCCGACGAGAATCATGAAAACGTTCAGTTTAAAAAGACATCAACTAGTCCTGCAGATAGTATGTCAGTCTCAG CAGACCATGGAGCAAGCAGCAGCAGAAACCAG GATACTTTACAAGTTAATCAAACAAGGGATGCACCCTATCCAGCTGAGGAGAGCATTTGTTCATTCAAATCAAGTAGTCCTATTGATCATGCTTTTGAAGGCATAGGATTAGGTGCTTCCAGTGCAGGAAAGGGACCAACCTCCAAATCAGCAGCAAGTTTTTCCAAGCTCAGTACACCTGGCTCAAACAGTCTGAATGAAAGCCAAAATGCTGTTGGTTCTCAATCCAAAGATGCTGATAAT CACTTCTGGGCCTTCAGAATCGGCGGCCATCTGGTTTACTTGGATGGACGTGCTTGTGTACATGAAGGTGCTTTTAGCATTGACTCTCTCAAAGTTGAAGTAGCATGTGTATATTATCTTCAGATTTCTGATGAAAAAAGGGCCAAAG GTCTATTGCCTATCATTGGGGAGCTAAAGTTTCGTGGGAAGGTATTGGAAGATGCGGTATCCATATATTATGATGATCAGCTCGCTTCTGAACAGAAGTGTGTTGATGTTGTTATTGATG ATTGGGTGCCAAAGCAGCTGATGAAGTTGTATGTTGATTTCTGCATGAAGTCATTAGAAGCACCCAATAAGAAGCTGCTGACGAAACTATATAATCTTGAG GTCTCCGAAGATGAAATCATTGTTTCTGATTGCGGACTGCAGGATATGTCAATTGTCCCCTTTCTTGATGCCCTAAGATCTCACAAAACAATAGCAGTTTTGGATCTTTCTCATAATTTACTAG GAAATCAAACAGTTGAAAGACTTCAGCATATATTTGCTTCATCAAGTCACACATATGGTGGCTTGACTCTGGATTTACATTGTAATCGATTGGGTCCAACTGCTTTATTTCAG ATATGTGAGTGCGCTGTTTTGACTGATCGATTGGAAGTACTTAATCTATCTGGGAATCGCCTCACTGATGCATGCAGTTCTTACCTATTCACAATCCTGAAAAAGTGCAAAG CACTTTATAGCTTGAATGTCGAGCAGTGTTCTATCACGTCAAGAACTGTTCAGAAGATGACAGATGCACTCCATGAAGAGTCTGTCCTTTCACATCTCTCATTAG GAAAGAACAACCCAATTTCTAGCAATACAATGCTTAACCTTCTATCCAAACTTGCATCTCTCACAAG GTTTTCAGAACTAAGCCTGACTGGTATAAAACTGAATAAGTTAATGGTTGATAAGTTGTGCCTCCTTGCACAATCCTCGTGCCTATCAGGACTTCTGCTAGGTGGAACTTCCATTGGACCG GTGGAGACAACTAGGCTTACTGAGGCATTGTCTTGTACATCTCAAGATTTCCTAAGGTTGGAGTTGTCTAATTGTGGGCTCACAACACCTGATTTCACACAAATCTGTACAAATCTCTCCCGGATCAATATTCTTGAGTTAAAccttggaggaaatccaattaacCTGGAG GGATGTGATGCTGTACAGCGAATGCTTGTAAATCCCCAATGCAGTATTAGATCTCTCAGCCTTGACAAATGCAATCTTGGACTTGCTGGAATTGTCCGTGTCATTCAATCATTACCAG AAAACAGCCAATTAGAGGAGCTGCGCGTGTCTAAGAACACCAACTTGGCGTTGGAGACAACAACAAAGTATGACGAAGACATGCAGGAAGTATCAACAGCTTCTGAGCAAAAGCAATGTAATGACCCTGAAACAACGAATGATATAGCTCCAGGGAACATAGATTTTGCGAACATGCAGGTTCCAGACAGTGAAGATGAAGCAGATAATGATGCCCACCGTGCCAGATCTGGTTCACGCAGGAGCTGTGCAAGTTCATCGCAGAAAAACTCTTACTCTTCTTGTCAGATGATTGAAGAACTGGCGAAGGCCCTTATTTCAGCAAAGCAGTTGATGGTGCTTGATCTTAGCTGCAATGGTTTGTCGGAGGAGGCAGTCCAGTCACTGTATTCTGCTTGGGCGTCTGTTCCGAGAGGCGATGGAATGGCTCGGAAACATGTAAATAAGGAGGTGGTCCACTTTTCAGTGGATGGTATGAGGTGCTGCGGCCTAAAACCCTGCTGCAGAAGAGACCTGCAAATGTGA
- the LOC103504718 gene encoding protein TONSOKU isoform X1 has product MARGGGGRSKKEDEEELRGAKRGYKEASAEGNREEEARWANVIGDIYKRRCEYVEALRWLRADYEVSVKHLPQRHLLPSCQSLGEVYLRLGRFSEALTYQKKHLQLAKESDDLVEQQRATTQLGRTYHEILLRSENDHSAIRNAKKYFKSSMKLARILKERSPSQKSDFLKELIDAYNNMGMLELELDNFEEAEKLLIQGLKICDDEEVDSYDDARTRLHHNLGNVYTELQNWKKARGHIEKDIEICRKIRHLQGEAKGFINLGELHYRVQKYDNAKLCYNKALEVARSLEDEDALIEQIHQNIETVTKAVEVFEQLKEDELKLKKLIRDTSNARGTSKERKLLLDQHAWLDSLIEKARMICAWQKHKEFSKGKKRVANELRDKEKLSDSLLSIGESYQKLRNFSKARKWYMKSWNIYRSIGNLEGQALAKVNIGNVLDSCGDWAGALQAYEEGYRIAVEADLPNVQLSALENMHYSHMVRFDNIEEAKKMQEKIDNLKQTLNQCEARDTVSDYCSETDTEGGCTSDNTLDAQNDHGQAANNYEEPDDDVTLASLVQRSGSSSKIKVPKIRNSSKKFDELCDVTEDIHNSSKKVDELGDMAEGTRAVLSRSRSDHSVGRKRVRVILSDDESDENHENVQFKKTSTSPADSMSVSADHGASSSRNQDTLQVNQTRDAPYPAEESICSFKSSSPIDHAFEGIGLGASSAGKGPTSKSAASFSKLSTPGSNSLNESQNAVGSQSKDADNHFWAFRIGGHLVYLDGRACVHEGAFSIDSLKVEVACVYYLQISDEKRAKGLLPIIGELKFRGKVLEDAVSIYYDDQLASEQKCVDVVIDDWVPKQLMKLYVDFCMKSLEAPNKKLLTKLYNLEVSEDEIIVSDCGLQDMSIVPFLDALRSHKTIAVLDLSHNLLGNQTVERLQHIFASSSHTYGGLTLDLHCNRLGPTALFQICECAVLTDRLEVLNLSGNRLTDACSSYLFTILKKCKALYSLNVEQCSITSRTVQKMTDALHEESVLSHLSLGKNNPISSNTMLNLLSKLASLTRFSELSLTGIKLNKLMVDKLCLLAQSSCLSGLLLGGTSIGPVETTRLTEALSCTSQDFLRLELSNCGLTTPDFTQICTNLSRINILELNLGGNPINLEGCDAVQRMLVNPQCSIRSLSLDKCNLGLAGIVRVIQSLPENSQLEELRVSKNTNLALETTTKYDEDMQEVSTASEQKQCNDPETTNDIAPGNIDFANMQVPDSEDEADNDAHRARSGSRRSCASSSQKNSYSSCQMIEELAKALISAKQLMVLDLSCNGLSEEAVQSLYSAWASVPRGDGMARKHVNKEVVHFSVDGMRCCGLKPCCRRDLQM; this is encoded by the exons atggcgcgcggcggcggggggcggtcgaagaaggaggatgaggaggagctgcGGGGGGCGAAGCGCGGTTACAAGGAGGCGTCGGCGGAGGGTAATCGGGAGGAGGAGGCGCGCTGGGCTAACGTCATCGGCGACATCTACAAGCGCCGCTgcgagtacgtcgaggccctccgGTGGCTTCGGGCGGACTACGAGGTCTCCGTAAAGCACCTCCCGCAGCGGCACCTCCTCCCCTCCTGTCAGTCGCTCGGCGAGGTCTACCTCCGCCTCGGCCGCTTCTCGGAGGCGCTCACCTACCAG AAGAAGCATCTACAGCTCGCAAAGGAGTCTGATGACCTTGTTGAGCAGCAGCGAGCTACCACACAGCTTGGGAGAACATACCATGAAATCCTTCTAAGATCTGAAAATGACCATAGTGCCATAAGGAATGCAAAAAAGTActttaaatcttcgatgaagctgGCAAGGATTCTAAAGGAGAGATCCCCTTCCCAAAAGTCGGACTTTCTAAAAGAACTTATTGATGCGTACAATAATATGGGCATGCTTGAGCTGGAACTTGATAATTTTGAAGAAGCTGAGAAACTACTTATCCAGGGCCTGAAGATATGCGACGACGAAGAGGTAGATTCGTATGATGATGCTCGCACTAGGCTCCATCATAATCTCGGAAATGTTTATACTGAACTACAGAATTGGAAAAAAGCCAGGGGGCACATTGAGAAGGACATAGAGATATGTAGAAAAAtacgccatcttcaaggtgaggcAAAAGGATTCATAAATCTGGGGGAGTTACATTATCGAGTTCAGAAGTATGACAATGCAAAACTTTGTTACAATAAAGCTCTTGAAGTAGCAAGATCCTTGGAAGATGAGGATGCTCTAATTGAACAAATTCACCAGAATATTGAAACTGTTACGAAAGCAGTTGAAGTATTTGAGCAGTTGAAGGAGGATGAACTGAAGCTAAAAAAACTTATCCGGGACACTTCTAATGCTCGTGGAACATCTAAAGAGAGAAAACTCCTACTTGATCAGCATGCATGGCTGGATAGTCTTATTGAGAAGGCCAGGATGATATGTGCATGGCAAAAA CACAAGGAATTCTCAAAAGGGAAAAAAAGGGTAGCAAATGAACTTCGCGATAAGGAAAAGTTGAGTGATTCTCTTCTGTCGATAGGAGAATCATACCAAAAGCTTAGAAACTTCAGTAAAGCTCGTAAGTGGTACATGAAAAGTTGGAACATATATCGGTCGATAGGGAACTTAGAG GGACAAGCATTAGCGAAAGTGAACATTGGCAATGTTCTTGATTCTTGTGGCGactgggctggtgcattgcaagCTTACGAAGAAGGCTACCG GATTGCTGTGGAAGCAGACCTACCTAATGTGCAACTTTCTGCCCTCGAGAACATGCATTACAGTCATATGGTCAGATTTGATAATATCGAAGAAGCCAA GAAAATGCAGGAAAAAATAGACAATCTGAAGCAAACACTGAATCAATGTGAAGCAAGGGATACTGTTAGTGACTACTGCTCAGAAACTGACACTGAAGGTGGTTGCACATCTGATAACACGCTTGATGCTCAGAATGACCATGGACAGGCTGCAAATAACTACGAGGAACCTGATGATGATGTTACGCTTGCTTCACTCGTTCAGAGGAGTGGGAGCTCATCCAAGATTAAGGTACCCAAGATACGGAATTCTTCTAAGAAGTTTGATGAACTATGTGATGTGACTGAAGACATACATAATTCTTCTAAGAAGGTTGATGAACTAGGTGATATGGCTGAAGGCACTAGGGCAGTTTTAAGTAGATCACGTTCTGATCACTCTGTTGGCAGAAAACGTGTCCGTGTGATCTTATCAGATGATGAATCCGACGAGAATCATGAAAACGTTCAGTTTAAAAAGACATCAACTAGTCCTGCAGATAGTATGTCAGTCTCAG CAGACCATGGAGCAAGCAGCAGCAGAAACCAG GATACTTTACAAGTTAATCAAACAAGGGATGCACCCTATCCAGCTGAGGAGAGCATTTGTTCATTCAAATCAAGTAGTCCTATTGATCATGCTTTTGAAGGCATAGGATTAGGTGCTTCCAGTGCAGGAAAGGGACCAACCTCCAAATCAGCAGCAAGTTTTTCCAAGCTCAGTACACCTGGCTCAAACAGTCTGAATGAAAGCCAAAATGCTGTTGGTTCTCAATCCAAAGATGCTGATAAT CACTTCTGGGCCTTCAGAATCGGCGGCCATCTGGTTTACTTGGATGGACGTGCTTGTGTACATGAAGGTGCTTTTAGCATTGACTCTCTCAAAGTTGAAGTAGCATGTGTATATTATCTTCAGATTTCTGATGAAAAAAGGGCCAAAG GTCTATTGCCTATCATTGGGGAGCTAAAGTTTCGTGGGAAGGTATTGGAAGATGCGGTATCCATATATTATGATGATCAGCTCGCTTCTGAACAGAAGTGTGTTGATGTTGTTATTGATG ATTGGGTGCCAAAGCAGCTGATGAAGTTGTATGTTGATTTCTGCATGAAGTCATTAGAAGCACCCAATAAGAAGCTGCTGACGAAACTATATAATCTTGAG GTCTCCGAAGATGAAATCATTGTTTCTGATTGCGGACTGCAGGATATGTCAATTGTCCCCTTTCTTGATGCCCTAAGATCTCACAAAACAATAGCAGTTTTGGATCTTTCTCATAATTTACTAG GAAATCAAACAGTTGAAAGACTTCAGCATATATTTGCTTCATCAAGTCACACATATGGTGGCTTGACTCTGGATTTACATTGTAATCGATTGGGTCCAACTGCTTTATTTCAG ATATGTGAGTGCGCTGTTTTGACTGATCGATTGGAAGTACTTAATCTATCTGGGAATCGCCTCACTGATGCATGCAGTTCTTACCTATTCACAATCCTGAAAAAGTGCAAAG CACTTTATAGCTTGAATGTCGAGCAGTGTTCTATCACGTCAAGAACTGTTCAGAAGATGACAGATGCACTCCATGAAGAGTCTGTCCTTTCACATCTCTCATTAG GAAAGAACAACCCAATTTCTAGCAATACAATGCTTAACCTTCTATCCAAACTTGCATCTCTCACAAG GTTTTCAGAACTAAGCCTGACTGGTATAAAACTGAATAAGTTAATGGTTGATAAGTTGTGCCTCCTTGCACAATCCTCGTGCCTATCAGGACTTCTGCTAGGTGGAACTTCCATTGGACCG GTGGAGACAACTAGGCTTACTGAGGCATTGTCTTGTACATCTCAAGATTTCCTAAGGTTGGAGTTGTCTAATTGTGGGCTCACAACACCTGATTTCACACAAATCTGTACAAATCTCTCCCGGATCAATATTCTTGAGTTAAAccttggaggaaatccaattaacCTGGAG GGATGTGATGCTGTACAGCGAATGCTTGTAAATCCCCAATGCAGTATTAGATCTCTCAGCCTTGACAAATGCAATCTTGGACTTGCTGGAATTGTCCGTGTCATTCAATCATTACCAG AAAACAGCCAATTAGAGGAGCTGCGCGTGTCTAAGAACACCAACTTGGCGTTGGAGACAACAACAAAGTATGACGAAGACATGCAGGAAGTATCAACAGCTTCTGAGCAAAAGCAATGTAATGACCCTGAAACAACGAATGATATAGCTCCAGGGAACATAGATTTTGCGAACATGCAGGTTCCAGACAGTGAAGATGAAGCAGATAATGATGCCCACCGTGCCAGATCTGGTTCACGCAGGAGCTGTGCAAGTTCATCGCAGAAAAACTCTTACTCTTCTTGTCAGATGATTGAAGAACTGGCGAAGGCCCTTATTTCAGCAAAGCAGTTGATGGTGCTTGATCTTAGCTGCAATGGTTTGTCGGAGGAGGCAGTCCAGTCACTGTATTCTGCTTGGGCGTCTGTTCCGAGAGGCGATGGAATGGCTCGGAAACATGTAAATAAGGAGGTGGTCCACTTTTCAGTGGATGGTATGAGGTGCTGCGGCCTAAAACCCTGCTGCAGAAGAGACCTGCAAATGTGA